In bacterium, a single genomic region encodes these proteins:
- a CDS encoding pyridoxal phosphate-dependent aminotransferase, with protein MNSHEIFEAPALREITLRVAQLNGVNLGQGVCLLPTPDLVLDAANRAIQSGLNTYAPPQGIEPLRVALSNRLNRCNSILCKPDNVIVCAGSTGALEVISETMLRKGDEVVLFRPYYPYHYKMFIRKGVTIRFVELNFPDWNFDREDFARAVTAKTKLVLVNTPHNPTGKVFSRDELNFIGEVCQRHNVPVISDEVYEYMTYDGRAHVSMAALPALAERVITVGSYSKTFAITGWRIGYIAAQPELAAKFRTINDQMYVCAPTPLQHAVAAGINELPDTYYSNRLAEYASKRDFLYEALKNAGFTALKPEGSYYMLAGTSGRFPGLTSEQVSGILIDKAHLGAVPASDFLGGEVRNNPDRSNFLRFCFAVPDATLERAAGSLLSV; from the coding sequence ATGAACTCGCACGAAATATTTGAAGCGCCCGCTTTGCGGGAAATCACCCTTCGGGTTGCCCAATTGAACGGAGTTAATCTTGGACAAGGTGTTTGCCTGCTTCCCACACCGGACCTTGTTCTCGATGCTGCCAATCGTGCCATACAAAGTGGCTTGAACACGTATGCGCCGCCGCAGGGAATCGAACCGCTGCGAGTTGCTTTGTCCAATCGTCTGAACCGCTGCAACAGCATCTTGTGCAAGCCGGACAATGTAATCGTTTGCGCAGGCTCGACCGGAGCGCTTGAAGTCATCAGCGAGACGATGCTTCGAAAAGGGGATGAAGTTGTGCTCTTCCGGCCGTACTATCCGTATCACTACAAAATGTTCATCCGCAAGGGCGTCACCATTCGCTTTGTTGAGCTGAACTTTCCCGATTGGAATTTTGATCGCGAGGACTTCGCACGCGCCGTCACGGCCAAAACCAAACTCGTGCTCGTGAACACGCCGCACAATCCAACCGGAAAAGTATTTTCACGAGACGAGCTAAACTTCATTGGCGAAGTCTGTCAAAGGCACAACGTGCCGGTCATCAGCGATGAGGTCTATGAGTACATGACATACGACGGACGCGCACACGTGTCCATGGCCGCGCTTCCGGCTCTTGCGGAGAGGGTTATCACCGTCGGCTCCTATTCAAAGACTTTTGCGATTACCGGCTGGCGCATCGGTTACATCGCCGCACAGCCAGAACTCGCGGCGAAATTCCGCACCATCAATGACCAGATGTATGTCTGCGCACCGACTCCCTTACAGCATGCGGTCGCCGCGGGAATCAACGAACTTCCCGACACGTACTACTCAAACCGTTTGGCCGAATACGCAAGCAAACGCGACTTTCTCTATGAAGCGTTGAAAAATGCGGGCTTCACGGCATTGAAACCGGAAGGATCCTATTACATGCTCGCGGGTACATCAGGACGGTTTCCCGGCCTGACCTCTGAACAAGTGTCCGGCATTCTCATAGACAAAGCTCATCTCGGCGCGGTTCCCGCTTCCGATTTTCTCGGCGGCGAAGTCAGGAACAATCCGGATCGCTCGAATTTCCTGCGCTTTTGCTTCGCCGTACCCGATGCGACGCTTGAACGCGCGGCCGGGAGCTTGCTCTCGGTGTAA
- a CDS encoding OmpA family protein, translating to MMKMLVLLVVLVPVVATAQFKDLGLEGYLGAGVATPTNESEGADFGLNVRHSFGYPIADPLQIELGIAFARLRAEEYSGELMPIDLRARFAPFHQEKWFPFVYAGIGLLHHDVSDVPEAADKDAEVDGWNPVVPLGVGIQYHLDEYLSFDLHGGYNMIMSDDVNPVYDDTDDAYMNILAGLRIHRGNPNKDTDGDGITDRDERKIGTDPKNPDTDGDGLSDGDEYYKHMTDPKNPDTDGEGLTDGEEINVHKTNPLKADSDGDGLSDGDEVKTYTTDPLNPDTDGDGLSDGDELNTTTTDPKRPDSDGDGLSDGAEVNTHKTNPLDRDTDKGSIDDGTEVSRNDNPLNPEDDVEKLVVTEVGQAITLEGIVFETAKADIKPESEVILMKAYNTLKFNPELEVQIQGHTDNKGKKAYNERLSQQRAESVKAWLVAKGIDGARITTKGFGMEKPIATNDTEEGRQQNRRIDFVRTK from the coding sequence ATGATGAAAATGTTAGTGTTACTCGTTGTGCTCGTGCCTGTGGTGGCAACAGCCCAGTTTAAGGACCTTGGACTTGAGGGGTATTTGGGAGCCGGTGTGGCAACACCGACGAATGAATCTGAAGGCGCGGATTTCGGTCTTAATGTTCGCCATAGTTTCGGGTATCCGATTGCTGATCCGCTGCAGATTGAGTTGGGAATCGCTTTTGCGCGGCTGCGCGCTGAAGAGTATTCCGGAGAGTTGATGCCGATTGACCTGCGCGCGCGATTTGCTCCGTTCCATCAGGAGAAGTGGTTCCCATTTGTTTACGCCGGTATCGGATTGCTGCACCATGACGTATCCGATGTTCCGGAAGCGGCGGACAAGGATGCTGAAGTGGATGGCTGGAATCCGGTGGTTCCTTTGGGAGTCGGTATTCAGTATCATCTTGACGAGTATCTGTCGTTCGATTTGCACGGCGGATACAATATGATAATGTCGGACGACGTGAATCCGGTCTATGATGACACGGACGATGCGTATATGAACATTCTCGCGGGTCTTCGCATTCATCGCGGCAATCCAAACAAGGACACAGACGGCGACGGAATCACGGATCGCGATGAACGGAAAATCGGCACGGATCCGAAGAATCCCGACACGGACGGTGACGGACTTTCCGATGGTGACGAGTATTACAAACACATGACTGATCCGAAGAATCCGGATACGGACGGAGAGGGCTTGACGGACGGCGAAGAGATCAATGTTCACAAGACGAATCCGCTCAAGGCCGATTCCGACGGCGACGGACTCTCCGACGGTGACGAAGTCAAGACCTATACGACCGATCCGCTCAATCCGGATACGGACGGCGACGGACTCTCGGACGGAGACGAGTTGAACACGACAACGACGGATCCGAAGCGGCCTGACAGTGATGGTGACGGACTTTCCGACGGCGCGGAAGTGAACACACACAAGACGAATCCGCTTGACCGCGACACGGACAAGGGAAGTATTGACGATGGAACAGAAGTTTCGCGCAACGATAATCCGCTGAATCCCGAAGATGACGTGGAGAAGCTGGTCGTGACGGAAGTCGGACAGGCGATTACGCTGGAAGGTATCGTGTTTGAGACTGCGAAGGCTGACATCAAGCCGGAATCGGAAGTAATCTTGATGAAGGCCTATAATACGCTGAAGTTCAACCCGGAACTTGAAGTGCAAATTCAGGGACACACGGACAACAAGGGTAAGAAAGCCTACAATGAGAGGCTGTCGCAACAGCGTGCCGAATCGGTTAAAGCGTGGCTGGTCGCAAAGGGCATTGACGGCGCGCGCATTACGACCAAGGGATTTGGTATGGAGAAACCGATTGCCACAAACGACACCGAAGAAGGTCGGCAGCAGAATCGCAGAATAGATTTTGTGCGAACAAAATAG